The region CAGctataaatgtttttgaaattatcTATTATCTGTCCATTATCCATAAACAAAATTGTTTAGAGATCAATATTTCGACTGCctgaaatgtaggctataccATATATTACTCTTACTGATTTTCAGAAGTTACACTGAATGACACTGGGTTTTCTTCTGCATATCAGGCTGTGGAAAAGTAAACCATGACAGAGTAATTctcttacaaaaatgtatcacGAGCCACCAAAAAGCACCATCGTGgttcaataaaagaaaaagagtaaAGTTTCATAACATCATGTGTacgcattgtttttttattgctctttAGGAAAAATATCACAATCCGCCACAAAATTTACACACAGCTGtcgtggatttaaaaaaaaaaatcatcactgTCTGGTCAGACCTTtgactgaaaattatttttagaagCAGGAATTTTCCAGAATATaactttaaaatgataaaagtgaaaataaaaaacaaacaaaaaaaaattctacagcTCTTAAAAATTTCAACCTTTTGTGTCCACAtacacactacatggccaaactatgaaaaacagccccaggggcattcagatacttttggtcatagaGTGCATGTCACATGTAAAATGTGTGATACATTCAATACATTCATTCAGGtgacaaatacaattttgaaaaagcaaCAAACAACAATATAACACAACAGCCACGGAGAGCAGGAATGCAGCGTATGGTGACGGTTCAGCGAAACGGAGGCAATCGTTCCACTCTCGGCTAAACACACCAAATGCGTATGAATGTAAACACTAGGATATTACACGGCTGTGCACCCGAGACCATCTTGACACAAACAGAGGATCATAACACTGCGataacacacgcgcacacacacacacactaatgctgATGTTTGCATTGCCCTGGAGGGTGACCCTAATACTTTCAAGCAATATCAGTAGTAGTATACTACACAGTGTGAAATTGCTTACTTTGtatgttaatatatttatatctgtCTTTGAGGTTTTAACAcgaataaaacaaacagtaacTCCAACAATAAGAAAGATGCACTTTTTCTCATGGCCTTCAACTATAAAACAGTGGGCTATTCATTTCTTATTGCTggatgtagcctacgttgaacAGAAACTGTatgatttcacaaaaatacagttttgacATTCTCTTTAACAGTAGGAACACCTGTCGTATGGCCTGTGGAAATCCAGTATCTGTGTTGCATACAACCATTTAACGTACAAAAAGTTTCTTTGTATCCCCACAGATTAAGAGTTGATGATGTAGTGATGTCTACGACAGCTGAAAATACACAACCAAAGGCATTTAGGACCCTCAGTAACCTAACGGATGTGACGGTCATTTTAGGTGAGTGTAACAGAAACACGGAACAGCTTTATTTTCCGAATACACGCGTGAAGGACACTAGTATCCAGTACAGGCAAAATACAGGGCAGCTGCTTTCACCtgtctgtgatgatgtcacagcctgtGAATGAAGACAGAGCTCCTGGAAGCAGCTTCATTCTGCCTGGGGCTGCATCTGCTTGCAGAAAGCCTCgaactgctgctgctccagctctgTCATCACTTTATTCAGGGCataaatctggaaaaaaaaaacaaacaaacaaacaaaaaaaaaaaccagcgaGGTTTATAACTCACAGAGATGAAGACTTAAGTTGTGTGTATAGAGGTGTGCTTGTACACAAGCATACCACAGTAGTTATGGCCTCATAAACAACAGGCTATCCCATCGACAGCTAGCTGCTATAAAGCATTAAACAGGGAATGTCACTCGGTCCTGGGCAACCcatgtgtatgcttgttttAAATCCAATCACAATTGTTGCACTCTCTGAACTGTGTCAAGcagttaattgttcttaattactATTTCAATGCTTCTTACAggcacattatgtcagaaatagtaCTGTAtaccataaagaataaaatgttcaaatattcaCACACCAGGGCTTTTAATATTCCTTGAGAGATGCCAACAATTTCACTGTTCACAAACGGATACTGGTAACGGAAACCATACcataaatggaaaatgacatgTCCAATGGCATTGCACAAGGCAACACGCTGTATCTGCACTGTGATAAGATATGTTTAAGAAATACGGAAGAACTTCTTCATATagatttagcagatgctcttgccCAGAACGACTTACAGTGCAGCCAATGCAACTGATGGGGCTGAATAGTCAGCAGCGTTATACAGATCCAATAAGTGTGGCCATAGCTAATGTTAGCCGATCGGTTAGTTTGCTAATGAAAAGTGAATCGTGTGCACGGAGTAATTGTTAGACGGTTGGATGCATCTGCCCACACCTCTGCTCGTTGTCGCTGTTTCAGCTCCTGTTGAGCAGATTTCTGTTTGGCTCTGTCCCCTCTGTTCGGAGTGtccttctgtttttgtttatctttgcGGCACGCCGGCTCCATGACTTTAGTCAGCCTCTTCGACTTCTCTAACGTGGCTTACTCGTGTATCTGGTAGCAAACTACACAGAACTGTACCTAGAAACATGCAAACACGACAGTAATTAATTTGGACCCTGGCTGTTCAATGATTATTCTACACGTATAAAAACCTCAATCCGCTTGCTACGTCACCAGTTATTCATTAGTTTTCAAATTATGCTAGCTAGTTGCTAGGATAAATTagctaaataaatcaaatgttaACGGGCTAGCTAACACAAATTTGTAATAAATTATGCGTACAGCTACCTACAcgcttacaaataaatgcactgaaatgaagGGAGGTAAATACGTTTAAACATGATTAGAAAAAGTACGTTACCGcgtaaaacaaattttaaatcaaaCGTTGCAATCTAGCGAAGTACTACATAAAGCTACTGGAATTACACTCAAACGCTTCTAAATCggattatttttttggttacaaCGGAAGTGTTTTCTGGTGTAACAATTGAATGTCTCCGAAAAGGAAACGGATTTTATTAACTGTTCCATTTCGCAAGTGAAACAAACGTATTCACGgacatgtgtttaaaaaaaataaagatgcattTTTTAAGTTTGGAAATGCCTCCctaatatttattcattcagagCCGCGTATAAAACGGAACAATGTACTAAGTGTTAGAGGTGGCAAAATAATTATCTTAAATCGTA is a window of Anguilla anguilla isolate fAngAng1 chromosome 13, fAngAng1.pri, whole genome shotgun sequence DNA encoding:
- the svbp gene encoding small vasohibin-binding protein, with the translated sequence MEPACRKDKQKQKDTPNRGDRAKQKSAQQELKQRQRAEIYALNKVMTELEQQQFEAFCKQMQPQAE